A segment of the Bacillus pseudomycoides genome:
TGCAAACAGGGTAGATTTCCAAATTTCTTGAAAAAAGGTATTGCTATCAGCTGACCAAGCCTGTGCACCGTAGAGTGTTGCACTAATACTGAATTCCTGTTCAAGGGGGTGGGCGATTTTTGGTTCAGCAGGAGTAGAGATAAGAAAATTACTACACATTGATTCTTTTCACCTACTTTCCATTGCGATTATTATAGCATATTAATAATTGAGTTTATGAGGCACGACACTTTACCTATAGCGTTCAAAGGATGTTTAAATATAACAAAAAAAACATTCTTTTTGGGTGGGAGAGAGCATCCGTCCGTGTGTAGAAATGGTCAGAGCCTTTTTTAGCCCCATGCGAAGTGAAAATAAAGAGAGAAAACGAGAGCAAATCTTCTTTTGTTTTCAAAGCAACGACTTAGATGTAGAGAAATTAAAATGGATAATATAGTGATGAAAACCGACATAAAACCAGCCTTTTGGGTAGGAGAGAGCATCCGTCCGTGTGTAGAAACGGTCAGAGCCTTTTTCTACCCCATGCTATGTGAAACCAAAAGGAGAAAATGAGTGTAAGGCTCTTTTTAGTTTCGAATCCGAAATTTGTATGTAAAGGCGGACGTTGTTATGTTAGGACGGAATGGGTTCATTTGTAAACAAAAGTAAGAATATCTGGTACTTTGTATAAGATATTTATAGAGAAAAGGATTTATTTATGGTCAATTTGGAAAATGTAAACGATAGAGACGATACAAAGGAGTGGTTTGGTGAACTATGTAATCATGGGTGGAGACGCAGCTGGCATGAGCGCGGCGATGCAAATTGTTAGAAATGATAAAGATGCTAAAGTCGTTACATTAGAAAAAGGTGAAATATATTCATATGCGCAGTGCGGACTTCCATACGTTATTAGCGGTGCGATTGCTTCTACTGAAAAATTAATTGCCAGAGATGTTAAGACATTTCGTGATAAGTATGGAATTGATGCGAAAACAAATCATGAAGTAACAAAAGTCGATACTGAAAATAAAATTGTACATGGTATACATACAGAGACAAAAGATTCATTTCAATATCAATATGACCGCTTACTAATTGCGACGGGAGTTAGGCCTGTTATGCCAGATTGGGAAGGTAAGGATTTACAAGGGATTCATCTTCTAAAAACAATTCCGGATGCCCAGCGAATATTGGAGACACTGCAAGAACAAAATGTCGAGCAAGTAACAATTATTGGCGGCGGAGCAATTGGTCTTGAAATGGCTGAAACATTTGTGGAGCTTGGGAAAAAGGTACGAATGATTGAACGAAATGATCATATCGGTACGATTTATGATGCTGATATGGCAGCATATATACATGAAGAAGCAGCGAAACATCATATTGAAATTTTAACAAATGAAAACGTGAAAGCTTTTAAAGGGCAAGATAAAGTTGAATGGATTGAAACAGATAAAGGAACGTATAAAGCAGATCTTGTATTAGTATCAGTTGGAGTAAAGCCAAATACAGATTTTCTTGAAGGAACCAATATCCGTGTAAATCATAAAGAAGCGATAGAAGTAAATGCTTATATGCAAACGAATGTGGAAGATATTTATGCAGCAGGAGATTGCGCAACTCATTATCACATCATAAAAGAAACACATGATCATATTCCAATTGGTACAACTGCAAATAAACAAGGGCGCCTCGCTGGATTAAATATGGTTGATAAACGGAGAGCATTTAAAGGAACTCTTGGTACGGGCATTATCAAATTTATGGGGCTTACACTAGCGAGAACGGGTTTAAGTGAAAAAGAAGCGAATGGATTAAAAATACCATATAAAACGGTGAAGGTAGATTCAACAAATATGGCCGGCTATTATCCAGATGCCACAAAACTTTATGTGAAATTATTGTATCGCTCTGATACAAAACAATTACTTGGTGGACAAGTAATCGGAGAAGAAGGCGTGGATAAACGAATTGATGTCATTGCAATGGCCTTATTTCATAAAATGAGCATTCATGATTTAGAGGATGTCGATTTAAGTTATGCTCCGCCATACAACAGTGTCTGGGATCCAATTCAACAAGCGGCAAGGCGGGCGGAATAGCACTTCTTTTAGAAGTGCTATTTTAAATTTTGAAAACAGAAAATTATCTAAAATAGGTGTGAAATCATATTTCTCCTTGAAAAATGTAGTACTTATCTATTATATTTTCATATAGTATTTATTTTTTTACGTACATAAAAATACGATAGACATAAGCTAGTAATGAATGATGCTGGAGGGTAAGAAATGGCAATAAATATGAAAACAGTAGAAGAGTGGATCGCAGAGTCAAACGCAAGGCATGAAGAGGACTTTGGAGAAATTGTCCAAGAAGTAAAGGAACTATGCGTTGCAATTGATAATGCTACTTTAATTTACCCGAAAAATGTATTTTGCTTTGGAA
Coding sequences within it:
- a CDS encoding FAD-dependent oxidoreductase, producing the protein MNYVIMGGDAAGMSAAMQIVRNDKDAKVVTLEKGEIYSYAQCGLPYVISGAIASTEKLIARDVKTFRDKYGIDAKTNHEVTKVDTENKIVHGIHTETKDSFQYQYDRLLIATGVRPVMPDWEGKDLQGIHLLKTIPDAQRILETLQEQNVEQVTIIGGGAIGLEMAETFVELGKKVRMIERNDHIGTIYDADMAAYIHEEAAKHHIEILTNENVKAFKGQDKVEWIETDKGTYKADLVLVSVGVKPNTDFLEGTNIRVNHKEAIEVNAYMQTNVEDIYAAGDCATHYHIIKETHDHIPIGTTANKQGRLAGLNMVDKRRAFKGTLGTGIIKFMGLTLARTGLSEKEANGLKIPYKTVKVDSTNMAGYYPDATKLYVKLLYRSDTKQLLGGQVIGEEGVDKRIDVIAMALFHKMSIHDLEDVDLSYAPPYNSVWDPIQQAARRAE